CGAGTGTGTGCTTCTCGCCAGCTCCCAGCTGGCGGAGGCTCGGCTGCCTTAAGACAGTTAATTATGCTGCTTTTGTgtgcagggtgggtgggtgggggcagggctgacCAAAAAGCACAGCCCCCAGCCAGAATCCGGTGCTCTCCATTGGCTGGAAGGGGAATATCTCTGAGCCTCACCGGTGGCAGAAGCGGAAATGATTTCCTGATGGCGCATCACAGATTTAAAAACAGGAccaggaacaaacaaacaaacaaataaataaatgacagcgATGGCCTCATTCCTGAGattaggagggagggaggaggggaagatgcTTAGGACCCCATTCCCTGAGTCCGTCAGCCGGGGCCCCTCACGGTGGACCAAGCCGTGTGTGCTGAGGGCCcggctgggtgctggggaggctGAGTCTGCGGAGACACacctgctgggggaggagggggcggaaCCAGGGAAAGGCGCCCCCTGCAGGTGTGCGCTGcagcggccctgccccggagGACTTCAGGAGGACATGAAGCGTGCAGCCTCTGAAATCAGACCAGGAGGAGGTTCAAGCCTGGCTGGGTGGCTAACTAACTAGCTGGGATACACCACGGGGTAAGTGATCTTACCTGCtaggcctcggtttccccatctgtgaaatgtaAACACCATGGTACTGGCGTTGGGGCGTTTCATGAGATACACTTAGCACGGAGCCCTGGAAAGCTGCTATAGGCGTTTCTTGCCGTTGCTGTGTCTATTTTTAGACCTGTAGCAGGCTGAATGGTGGCCCCCACAAGATATggccatgtcttttttttaagattttagttatttattcatgagaaaaatacacacacacacacacagagagagagagagagagagagaggcagagacacaggcagagggaggagcaggctccctgaagggagcccaatgtgggactcgatcctgggtctccaggatcaggccctgggctgaaggcggtgctaaactggtGAGCTACCCGGGATGCCCAGATATGGACACATCCTAACCTCTGGAACttgtgaatatgaccttatttgggagaaagatctttgcagatggaattagGAGTCCGGTACTCTCTTCTCCAGATGAGATCACCTGGATTTATGGTGAATCCCAAATCCAATGACAAATGTCTCTGCATCTGCAAACCAAGGGGTACCAAGGATCTCCAAAAACCATCAGAGCTAGAATGgattctccctcacagcctccagaaggagcTAACCGTCTCAATACCTTGATTtttgacttctggcctccagaactatgagagaatggAAATCTATCATTTTGAGCCACctggtttgtggtactttgttacaccAGGGAACTAATACATGGCCCTGATTGGACCGATGCCTATTGCTCTGTGACTGTTGGTTTTTGATTTGTTCTGTGAACACATCAAGGGCCTTTGAACATGCTGTTCCCACTGCCATAACACTCTTCCAGCAGATGTTCATTATTCAGGTGTCAGCTCAGAAGTAATCTCTTAGAGAGGCCTTCCCTAACCCCTCCtaccttgccccccacccctgctccatcACCCATTCCATTGcccagtctgattttttttttagtatatacatttttaaatcgtGGTAAAATActcataacataaaatttactattataACCATTGGAAAGCATACATTGAGTGATATTAAGCACACTCACATGGCCATGCAACCATCCCCACTATCTATTTCCAGGactttttccatcttcccaagctgaaactctgtccccattaaactaACTCCCCATCGTCTAGCCCCAAACCCCGACAACCACTAATCCTATTtctatctctgtggatttgcctgttctggacatttcatataaatggaatcatacacgatgttatttttttgtgtgtctggccTCTTTGGTTGAGCATAATTTTTCATGGATCATCCACAATGCAGCAAGTGCCAGCGCTctattccttttgatggctgaatagtatattctattgtatgcatgtgccacattttgtttatatattcattggggctgtttctactttttggctgttgtgagtaGTGCAGCTGTGAACACGGATGTGCATAGACTTATCTGTTTTCATGTCCTTTGGGTACAtgtctaggagtggaattgcccCCAGTAAGTCTCTGTTTCACTTACTGAGGAGCCTGATTTTCGCCCACAGCACTCACCACTAATTGAAATTATTTACTTATGTCTTTGCTAATTCCCTGACCCCCTAGCTAGAATATAAAATTCAAGATAAAAGAGGCTTGGTTAGTCTTGTACACCGCCATGTTCTCTGCAGAGGGCAGCAGCACCCAGCGCAGAGGAGACTTCTGGGAGATGCAGGTGGAATGTGGGGATGCCGGCCCTCCTCCCGGATACCAGACAACACTCTGCTCACGTGGCTGCCTCACTCACTGCATCAGGGTCTGTGCCCtccaagcccaaggcagaaggGCATTGCCCCACAGCACGGGAGGAGAGCCCAGAGCCTCCTGGCTGGAGGAAGTGGAGCTCTGGGAAGAGACACTTGTGTTAATTGGAAATCCAGGCCAGCCTTTGTGCCGGGCACTGGGGTCCAGTGTGTGAATAAGAAAGACTTTGCTTTTGCAGAACTCCCATTTGGAGAAACAGATGGGCAAAGGAGTCTGGGCTGATTTAGACATCTTTGGAGCAGAGTGGCGTGGGGGAGGGTGCATGGGAAGACTTCCCGGGGTGGAGGGTGGGTAGCGACCATGTGAGTTGGGGGCCCTGAGGAGTGGGTGGGAGTGGGatggatgaagaaacagagtAAGGCATTCTGGACAGAGGGACATTTATGGAGCCGCGCTCCCTGCCCGATGAGAGAGCACGGGGAGCTGTCCGTGGTGCTGTGGCCACTGCCAAGGAGCCTCTGCAAGAACCAAGCTTGGCTCTTGTCTGGTTTATTTTTACTTgtggttaaaatatatatacatacataacataaaacttgcctttctgatatttttaagtgtaaaattcagtggcatcaattacattcacaatgtgccaccatccccaccagccacctccagaactttttcacctTCCCAAACGGAAACTCTGTCCCCCTTAGAcactacctccccacccccattcaccATTCTCCCATAATGCCAGCTTCTTGAGACCAGAGCTGTTGCACTTTGTCATTGCTGCGTCTCAAATCCCTAGACCAGGGTTTTCACGGTGGGGCGGGGGTCCTGCCCCTCACGGGACATTGGGCAActgtctggggacatttttggttatcacGACTTGGGGGATGGAGACAATACTGGCATTGAGTGGGTACAGACCAAAGGTGCCGCTCAACACCCTGCAATGTACCTGACGGCCCCCCACAGCAgaaaattatctggccccaaatatcGACAGCGTGGGTTGAGAAGCCCTGCCCTAGAAGACCGCCTGAAACATAGTCAGTTCTCATTAAATCGGGTTGAGGCAATGAAATTGCTAAAGCTTCTTGGCTGTCATTTTCCTGATTTGCAAAGGGAATTGACACAAGGACATTCGAGCCTCATTATTAGTTGTTTCTGTATTTGTAAATTGGCCTACTGGCTGAAATTCATCTGTAACATTTGTAACCTCCAAATCAATACTCACGATGCTTTCGGGGTCATTTGCAGACAATGCAGAGTGGTGAAAACTTTAAGTGCTGGCCGCACAAGTTCCCAGCTGGGTTTGAATGAGGCACAATTTTGCCTCCTTATTCCAGCCCAGGTTGTAAATGGCCCCTTTCAGGATCCATTTACTACCATAAATTTTGCGTTTCTGCACTTTATATTGCTGGTTTTGCTGCTTATGGTGCCCCCGTGCATGGTGCCAAAGTGCTGTCTGGTGTTTCTGAGCACAAGAAGGCTGGGGTGCAGCTCACAGAGAAAATATATGCGttagataagcttcattcaggcatgaaTTACAGTCCTGTTGgctgttaatgaatcaacaatgtATATTCAATAAGGTATCCTTAGACAGAAGCATACAGAACACAAGATTATGTATTGAGCAGTTGATGAAAATATTGTGACCAGAGGCTTGCAGGAACCTACCCCAGGGTTTCTTTTCCCCCAGGAGCCATGCTTCAGCCTTCACCTTCCAGAGTCTGCTGCAACTTTATAGAACAGAGCTGCTGCCaataatgagaatcaactgtTTCTATTTCTGAGACTATTGTAAGGACCAGATAAGATCGTGCATGCAAAACGTTTAGCACAATGTTTGTAGTAAATAGCAGGAGGGAAAAAGATATTATGTAATCcagagaaaacattaaaacagaCCTGCTTTTGTGTAAAGCACACAGCCTTCATTACCTAGTTAGAGCTGCAGGGAATTGGAGGGAGGCCCTGTATAATTATCACTCTGAACTTTAGCCAGGGCATGGTGGGAGAGCTGCATTTGCCAGCCCCACTAGATTGTTCCTGGTGGCCACACATGGTCATGAAGACACAAGTGGAAGAATGCCATCCACTAAATCACCCATACGGCTTTCCTTGGCACCCTGGGCTTGCCATGGTTTCTGTCCAAGAACTAACTAGCCCTGCGCCTGCTTCatataaaggaggaaaggaacaGCACCCCTCCACAGTCAgtaaatgcactttttaaaaattacttttttaaaatctcaagtaATTGTGGATTCATATGCAGTAAGAAATAACGGAGACCCCGTGTACCCTTTCCCCCCATTCACCCAGTGGTAAAATCTCACAGAGTTATAGTGCCGCATCACCATTGCTTCCCATACAGTTGAGATACAGAAGATTTCCTCACCCAGGGATACCtcatgttgtctttttttaaatttttttttaatttttatttacttatgatagtcacacacacagagagagagagagagagaggcagagacataggcagagggagaagcaggctccatgcaccgggaacccgatgtgggattcgatcccgagtctccaggatcgcaccctgggccaaaggcaggcactaaaccgctgcgccacccagggatccctcatgttgtCTTTTTATAACGCTTCCACTCCCCATGCCCTCTTCCCCATGTCCTTAACCCCTAGAAGTCAAAAATATGTTCTCCATTTTTTGTGATTTTGACGTTTCAAGAagtttatgtaaatggaatcataagaGTATGTAGAGCATGTAACCTTTTTGCATTGGCTTTTcccactcagcataattctctagagcttcatccaagttgttgcgtGTATCaagaatttattcctttttaaaaataaaatctttaaaaaagaatatattcctttttgttgctaaGAAGCgttctatttatttgaaatgtgcaGAACAGGAACAAAAAAGCAAGCTAGTGGTAGCCAGGGGCTGAGACATTGAGAGGTGATTGCTAATTGAGACAGCTTCTACtcggggtgatgaaaatgttctggaatctcacagtggtgatggttgttcACCTCTGTCAATGTgctgaaaaccactgaactgcacactttaaatggatgaattgtcTGGTACGTGAATTCTATCTTGGTAAAGCTGCTATTAACCAAAAAGGCATTGTAATGAATAGTTGTAAACGATTGTAATGAATAGTTTTGTTATGATCTGCCTCCCCAACTCTAGGAGGACTGGCACCATGCGGCTTTGCTCACTGCCGCATCCCTCCACGTGGCCGGGCTTGTAGTAGGTGGGTCAAGATGTATctctcaaggggcacctggatggctcagtggttgaggtctgcctttggctcagatcatgaccccagggtcctgggatcgagtcccgcatcaagcttctgacagggagcctgcttctccttctgctgtgtctctgcctctctctatgtctctcatgaataaataaacaaagtggGGTCTTTTTCTGCGGGGCTGTCTTGGGCTCTGTGGAGGGCTGAGCAACATCCCTGGTGCCCCAcctgctccatgccaggagcaCCCCAGTATGACATCCACAGATGTCCCTAGACACTGCCCAGTGTGCCCTGAGACAAATCactccagttgagaaccactagttTAGGGGTCACCAAATCTTAGGTGCTGAGTGGACTCTTAAAAGGCCCCACAgaacttggcgggatgagcactgggtgttatgctatatgttggcaaattgaactccaataaaaaaaatatttttaaaagcatatggaaatttttatagcaaaaatttttatagcaaaaaaaaaaaaaaaaggccccacggaaggggcgcctgggtagctcagtggttgggcatctgccctggctcagggcgtgattccagggtcatggaatcgagtcgcgcatcaggctccttgcatggagcctgcctctttctgcctgtctctgtgcctatcatgaataaataactacaatctttaaaagaaaaaaaaaaaaggccccacgGAAGGCCGCCCACCAGGGACTGCGGAAGGGCCAAGCAGGACGTGGCCGAACGGACAGGGCCACCTGCACTCAGCCAGGGCGGTCAGCGGAACTCCCAACCCCACCCTGGTGGGACACCAGGTAAGAGCACCTGCAGGCTCAGGTGCTGGGCCGCAAAGCCTATTGGGTAAAGGGAAggcggggccccgggagggggCGTGGCCTGACGCAGCGACCGCCCACAGACGTGCAGCGAAGCGAGAGGGCCGGAGCCTCGCgcaggggggcggggcctggggcgcgTGGCGGGGCGCGAGCGGCACgcggcgcgggggggcggggcccggggacgTCACcgccggcggccccgccccttcGCGCCTCGGCGGGGCTCGCGCTCGGTGGAGGCGCCAAGATGGCGGCGGGTCGCTGCTCCGGCTTCGCGTGGGGCGCCGGCCCACAGTCCAGGTAACCCCCGCGCCGCCCgtgccgcccgcgccgcccgcgccgccggcccGACGGGGGCGCGACCCGCGGGCCGGCGTGTCGGCTGGAACGAGGCGAGAGGCGCGCTGGGAGGCCTGCGCCAGCTAAGATGGCCGCGCCGCCGGGAGGCCTGAGGCGGGCAGGGCAGCAGCcctcggggcggggccgggggccgggggccgggggtgggggagggacggACGCCCCGGAGGGTCGCGGTggccgcgggggcggggacgGCCCTGAGGAGGCGGGAAGACGGAGCCCGGGCGGTGCCGGGTGGCGCACCGGCCTCTGAGGGGCGTCGGGGGAGGGGAGGACGGGTCGGGGCACGCGGGCTGTGCCGGACCCGGATGTACGCGCGCCCCGCCTCCTCGGGGCCGccctcctcagcctcctcagCCTCCTCAGCCTCCTCAGCCTCCTCAGCCTCTTCAGCCTCCTCAGCCTCAGGGGCAGGACCcaggcggcgcggcgcggcgcggtcGGGGTCGGCCCCCGCGGGGGGTCCGCCTCCTGCTGTGGCCTGGCCCACCCTCGGTAAGATTGCAGCCTTGGGATTCCGGGAGACGCTTTCCCGCAGGGACGCCGTTTGCGCCCCTGAGGCCGGGGCCGCACGCCTGGTCTCAGCGGGTCGAGGACAGGAGTGGAAAGCTTGGGCCGACCGCGCACCGCGTCGGGGCGACCCTGCCGCCTCTTCCCTCTGGGGTCCCAGCGCTTGCTCGGAAGTGAGGGTGCTGGGAAGGGGGGGCTGCTGCGCATGGTTTCGGCACTTGGAGCGGCTTCTCAGGTGGGGGTTCCGATGGCGTCCGCGGTCTCTGCCGCACACTGTTCTTACTTCGTCCTGTTCCCCCCACACCCTCAGCGCTGCTACCGCCGGCTCCCCGGACTCCCCAGTCGGCTGGGGTGTTGGCTGCGTGCGCTTCACCCTCCGCCCGCCGCAGgcacttcttccttttctcctttttttttttttcttttctccagcgcATTCTTCAGTCGTGCGTGGGAAGTCGCGCGAATGCTAACGCTGTCTGTTAAGGTcaccttctgggggaggggcctgctggcTCAGTTAAGTGTGCAACTCTGGGTGTCAGCTTAGGTCAGAATATCAgggtcctgggcagcccgggtggcgccgcggtttagcgccgcctgcagcccagggcgcgatcctggagaccctgaatcgagtcccacctcgggctccctgcatggagcctgcttctccctctgcctgtgtctctgcctctctctctctctctctctctctgtgtctctcatgaatgaataaataaaaaaatcttaaaaaaaaaaaaaaaaaaaagaatatcagggtcctggaatcaagccccagcgcagagtctgcttgctcctcttcctccctccctctctgctcccgcTGTCTTTTTCCCTGTCATACATACCtaaatacatacttaaaaaaatcttatggaGGAGAAACGGAGTATTTACACTGTTAAAATAAATAGTTGCTGGGCTCCAGCGGGCACATCTGTCATTTATTTGAATTAACGTTCGTACACGTTTCAGCCTAGCTGTTGTCTGTATTCTGATGACTTAAGCGATACCCACCTGTAACTTAGGTTGGGAAACTACTCTGAGTGAAATGTCATATTAGTCTGTGCTTTAGAATTGTCCCCAAGAACATGTTATTCCTTAAGAAAAGAgtaaggggggggggcagcccagatgggtcagcggtttagagctgccatcagcccagggcgtgatcccggagaccgggattgagtcccacctcaggctccctgcatggagcctgcctctccctctgcctgtgtctctgcctctctctgtgtgtctctcatgaataaataaataaaatcttaaaaaaataaaaaggaaaaagtagtggtgcccagctggctcagggtgtgggactcttgatctcagggtcatgagtttgaggcccacgttaggtgtaaagattacttaaaaaaataaaatcttaaaaaaaaagtaaatttaagtgAAACTGAAACGGGTATCATGGTAAAATAAACTGCAGTCTTACAAAACATTTGAAAGATACCATCTGCATTATCTGAATGACTTTAGACATTTTCTTCTGGGGGAAGTGACTTGCTTGGAACCTTCTGCTGTTAGAGTACATATTTGTAATGTAGTGTGCTATGAGGAAACTAGTTAACAGATTTTGACATTGCACATCAACTTCATGGTAGCATTTGGACAATAGTATTTTCAAAGCCTGTTTCACAAATTGCCAAAGTAAAGACAACAGTTTTTTTCTTGGAGGAATTTTGAGTAGGTTTTCTTGGCTTTTAAGCTTGATAACCATAGCCCCAGATAGGAATATTCCTTACACTGTTGTCCATTATTAGGGTTGGGATCTGAACTTTTTGAGTTGTTGGTCAATAGGAGTTAGATGCACATTCACTCTTGAAGGtgtgagaaaagtttaaaattgtTGGTAATGATGAGTTTCATTTATTGTATGTTATATGGTCTTTTAAATTTCCTAAGGCTTTATAGAGTTAGTGCTGCAGGTCTTCTGAGTGAAGGATTAATCCCATGTGGAAAATTGAATTTGAcggtgcttttcttttctttcattttttaaaaaaaagattttatttattcatgagagagacagaaagagagagagagagagagagagagagagagagagaggcagagacataggcagagggagaggcaggctccatggagggagcctgatgcgggactcaatcccgggactccaggatcatgccctgggtcaaaggcaggcgctaaaccgctgagctacccagggatccccttgatggTGCTTTTCATTAGTCCCAAGTGTGGTTTTCAGTGAGAGCAGCTCAGGAACTCCAGCAGGGTTCTATGTGTGTTTAAATCACTTTGGTAATGGAAACATCTAGAACTGGGAACTGAGCTCTGGAAGTCCATACTGGTGGAACAGGACAGGCTGGCCCTCTCTCATTacatttccttccctctttgtTTAGCAGTTTTGTGAAAATTCCACTGCTATAGTAGACTTGGCTACCTCACCTTCACATTCTTGTTCAATCTAAATAAAACACCTGCTGGATTTGGGGGTAATACTTGATTTCCCATCAGGAGAAGctctattttaataaacattgagaagctttctctctctctctctttttaaagatttatttatttgagagtgggaggagggacagaggaggagagggagagagaatcacaagcagactccctgctgagcaggaacgCAACTTGGGGGCTGAGTCTCAGGGCTTgggagttcatgacctgagctgaaaccaagggtggGACTtgtaaccgactgtgccacccaggtgccccaccagtggcttctttttcatttgaatgtCATTGCTTGAATCCAGGGTTGGTAGTTGGACATCTGTTGTACTTGCTCATGAGAACCTCACGAGAACCTCACATTGGCTGTCTAGTCCTGCCTTTCACTCTGTTGACATAAGAGGTGCATGTGTTAGACTAGTGTAGATGTGGCTGTGGAGGTTTCTCCACCCCTGAAAGCAGCAGAAGAGGGCTGGAACCACACAGGACCCCTCGCCAGCCCCCAGACATTGGCCTGTCACCAGTTGGATTTACAGCAATAGACTAGCGAGGCCATTGTGACCCCAGTTGGAAATTCTTTCGCTTGCACTTCTAGGAGGGCGCATACAGAATGCTTTCTCTTTGGCTTACTCAGCATGATCTCATCAAGACAGCATTTGTGAGCACCTGCCTGGTGGACTAACCTTGGGGCCACCCTCCATGTGGGCACCATGTTCCTTTGCAGAAGGATGGAAGAGATGCACTGCCAAGCACAGAATCTGGTTCACCCTGGAGGCTCGGGAAACACCTGTTGCCAGCCTTGGGAGTCCCTGCCTCAGGAATGTGGAGCAGCCCAGTGGCTCTGTCTTGAGGAGCCAGGCTGGCCCTGAGTCAGAGCTGGAGACTCCTGACTGCAGTTTCAAGAAGGTTGCAGTTGGGGGTGAGGAATGAAGTTCTGTCATCTTCTCAAGAGCCCGAGGATTTAGTTTATCAAATCCCTTTCTAGTATGTTGGGATGTTTTCTGGGGTATCTGGATCTGAAATGGGATTTCACTTGGAGGAGCTATATAAGgctttcataattaaaaacaaaaaaattcactaaaaaatCAGAATTGTAGAGCACTGGCTAGCTCATTGGGAAGAGcatgtgaatcttgatctcagggtcatgagtccaagccccatgttgagtgtagaggttacttaaataaactttagaaaaataaaatatttttaaaaatcagaattgttATGAATGTGAATGTgtataatgtatattttgaatataaaaaccTTGCAAACCAAAGTGCCAAATGAGATGATCCCTGGGTATTTTTTATGTGCATGTACACATAAAATAATATGGTCTTACAATAAAACAGATTTGGAAAAGTCCTTTCTGATGAATGTGTTTAGTGACCATATTAGCAGTGGGTATTGTGGTTCACCGTGAGCCATCTAAACTCTGTTCCTCAGCCTTTGAGTTGTCACAGACCTGCTTGGAAAACTGTACCAAGGTCAGGGTGCTGGAGCCGTTTTCTCTCTCCAGCAATTCAGTGAGATTTCCAGCTGCTGGGTACTTGGGTATAATCTCAGTCGGGCTTAGTTTATGCCATGTGGGGCAgtggtaggaggaggaggaggaagtaaaTGAATAGGTGAAGAGCTGTGTTCTGGAAAGAAGGGTCCaaggtataaaaagaaaatactgactGAAGTATCTCAGCACTATGATTgcaggaaaatctttttttttttttttttttaagattttatttattaatgagaaacagagagagttagaaggagaagcaggctccatgcagggagttggatgtgggactccatccccggtctccagggtcacaccccggactgaaggtggcgctaaactgctgagccactggagctgcccaggaaaatcttttttccacttgattttttttttcagactctaaatgtttctagttttgtgtgtgtgttcccacTGAGCATGACCTGTTGAAAGTTATATATAGAAGCCATCACTGCTCCCAAACCCAGAACATTTCATTACCTGCTGTAGGTTCCTCAGACCCACCTTTCTGAAGTGAGGTCTACATTCAGGGTTCCCTGTGTTCTTTTATGTTTGGCCTTTCAGGAGCAAGCAGGAGCATCTCCCATGGGAGAAAGAACCTGACCTTCTCAGACAAGTCCCTTCTATCTCCAGCCCTCCATGTCCCCATCAATTAGGTGACTGAGCAAAATGATATCAACGGGTCTTGCCAACCTTgcattctaaaattttatctaGATGGTGTTCTCAAAAAACCCCCTGACTTCCTGAAACAAACATTTAGACCCAAAAGCCATTAGAAGATACTTGCTTTGATCCAAAGATGAGGATGCCAGGTAGGACTTAGGAATCCACATATTTAAGCACATATATGTGCTTAAATACTGCGTTTCCTGTGCTAACAGGTGCCCAACGCTTTGCCCCCAGCTTCTGGCCTCAGCTTTTCTCCCTCCTGGGCAGACGGCCCCAGCTGGGTCCTTGTTGTCATGTGATCCTCATTGTGAAGACAGCGGCCCTCAGCCTTGTAGTACAGTGGCACACCCTCTCCTTAAACAACCGGTGACTTCCAACAATAGCCTCACAGCTTAGGCTGCTGGCTTAAGGGGCGGCTTCACCAAGAGCAAATTTGTAGCTTTTTATTGTTCCTTATCCATCAAGAGTTGAAAATTGGCAGCCTGTGCACCATGGTTGTTGATTCTTACAGCTGCCCTCTTCAGCCTGTGTGGAGTAGGCTTGTCGCTTGCTTTATTTGAATTGGTTACCAGCATTTAAAAAT
This window of the Canis lupus dingo isolate Sandy chromosome 20, ASM325472v2, whole genome shotgun sequence genome carries:
- the LOC112666287 gene encoding nischarin-like, which translates into the protein MYARPASSGPPSSASSASSASSASSASSASSASGAGPRRRGAARSGSAPAGGPPPAVAWPTLEGWKRCTAKHRIWFTLEARETPVASLGSPCLRNVEQPSGSVLRSQAGPESELETPDCSFKKVAVGGEE